In Taeniopygia guttata chromosome Z, bTaeGut7.mat, whole genome shotgun sequence, one genomic interval encodes:
- the UNC13B gene encoding protein unc-13 homolog B isoform X2 — MSLLCVRVKKAKLHGPPDKFNTYVTLKVQNVKSTTVAVRGDQPCWEQDFMFEISRLDLGLIVEVWNKGLIWDTLVGTVWIALKAIHQSDEEGPGEWSTLEAEVVMKHDEICGTKNPTPHKILLDTRFELPFDIPEEEARYWTRKLEQINSLGDDEYPFQEEVQKKPLPSAASQCSFEDADSAVDDRDSDYRSETSNSIPPPYHTTVQPNASVHQFTGPARLQQQGVLRDSCANSLQNYDLDYQEHVAARQGSLARNERVRIIPFDTEDGEEQQENNYEELGKLLIEDFLEKTHKTRSWHEKNMKKMQTLSKRENLNHCERSRYCQNVCLESGSVDVPRYPQEYDTIDRRRKKKLRYNFEERERISLQSNGSLQFPGEKKVYFNGVAAGSEPIDDFPVYDRVRKYTRNSEGKGLPAYPVLRPYKNGLMVKSGKLPNKQGMNHEDSLHLSNTEDMKHRRMLENTFVPVDVLEEFDSSASDEFQYSPVSDDEMGELSRRWYDSDISHLRNITANFPANVGSQLKDSSDKNHKTKEIKRDYPVQDLTLSPVEEPNEEYIDTMDELQCLVESVSEYLAEKEEEISKFGTLPETKKKVENVPLKQDNADDSAEAKKSEQTKHLAAEESTKGKSESLPDLSGVKNTVNSLFSSFTEKVGSSTKQLTASVEKFVSSTPENIENKDSSEGGILNVFTIKAKSESSSSGGAAESKSDTKFSIQSLLPSQVSSDKKAQNTNSNKPETTEADSKASAPHLPQQTQGNSADSQQNQHSVVNSVLGMFNPLKIFSEKEVPKQEVTKKEHTKDNHAVKTEEAKRSETPYGQLSAKTSSTVPVAQKTEIRSEAEVNSSSNSVSSIFGRLTNSVSSFSLKANLDGLLAPKQPDVPQKQPDLHPITSQPGATLVEGAPMSRDQPPASHSEDQHPAGHGLANKQNRSHVEPKSQPQDQDTASESFFSPLKSFSQLLLPSAEQQKKEYTSEHFKDHKSEEGIRQNGSSKEEHSFPFTGKLPFITGLGSSKAGTGWVPAKQEQRNEKGGFMSSLFKFSSAENLAPTQHQKSHQGSSGSSLHEGRNSNSGNAVSIKSSSVPNLSDNKEELLQRGNMTKENLSTVQVNREKHHDSASATLKAKEVQQKSKSTQEEPRNVKGGLMKEGVNAADLSKGSVESTSSAKGPEAPSADDTQKKHTLGFLSGFLHISSDENMTNNQDSAAKIESDSQKSTSPRLFSGLFRFASSENLSECKQEKTKTNSLGFMKLFDRGEDSSLETKPSNPGMASDSQSSTGEKQEASSFLKNLLPKPKEKQDNVKTVESSTTDHLSSARVNETTEPHVPHSGHPVPPEALNLQANVQDLSGKSVNSRHVPHQDAGSTILPIPLNKGSNESLNLTNKSYNPMEQYSAYQETRSHSSFEWEYEVGGLSDTHGIAVPVYYVLNQNPVLPPQFLDWPENNVVMNLCKKDGNANVMDWQTNANFDGQSLDLSTMSYDSFDQLMFQDICLEENDAWTANSLNESYSNFAPFERDGGYSFEELPMDLSYSSGCDGTMWTLIDQDALSMDEGLMYSSYSRDYQEWIMMLEQGMWWPSEDGDCGYYMYSDNQYVYSLLTDPTGQYVYVCTPETYSYMDCWDYNFQMDSIPRAVLEDNTIAVCGFKVPLGSEDELFWFAEEEEGLDDYTTNKPLDLSVALQRSDQLMNMNLETFAQMFEESIYYQREQPLDFSGYKLQKLKVDFRPEKETLSHSEEPPLTLDLRTHSRAAFNKSLSKEVHTEEVGKAVPVTTSGSGSSGFFGFQLFQSTPKAEETAASTERETEAKKTEEDKKTPVNKVSSLFSALGGLIGKSTSPGSETSEDSTSKRTDIQLISSENKTDILSLTPNKKLGEEQARQKFPVTSEPRRNTLSGLNLEADRNEKPELHQTENIHVKKPGLTRSPSILSQTAKDGGPIREEKPVKAIPVSRRLERHAAINETSQPQPAPSQSATEPEETLFKSALKLFSLGEDSPATSTANKPQSSGFFDFFKTQVSKVPQPPPELEKRQSNKPEEVKQPEQKETSGISSLFGSLGDLFKVEPVSAQPNSSTTPLPKPNSRTVTEPRQKPAKSGGLQSASMPCLSSTPKEELKTEGVDKQVSLSPRVQEEQQSKKALEKSPESKIVSPGNVSQKPVSVGPRGSHLGQPVGHQSSTPMVTPKQQGGCVGDRANQAKPKPDQTPKESGFSLPFSFSDIPAPKSQPASKSIFSFFTGSDEPKPSAPAAAPASGKQQETEGLFHLPSFFSSGAAPEKSVPQRSTSFSFFNLTSFLDEKPQTTPGQEKTAKPVNSKPPTAPKQERYTIPAKTVNAKPHMKQNVPTDSGVKTSSSTRQQGADNKKEVDDIIAAVTDKQMSNDLMIPENKSEKLAVENVESIAAVTEENGLEKLPQTSGESDLGKLPQANEESGSEKLPQASEECGLGKLPQTENKLVTSLSAPGPCLQTPTVQEVSQDQQSIFPRAEEDALGTMEKMDSVAFLTDEEPYSSKEQTSEKVDHSMASTDKMDSQGLNDLNSVSDMKNEVVAEGVRVQNELPDQKVPQQTVRLQRAQPHVPPKMPEAPNLQNKPKEPESDKSVLDSSVEMFSSFMTKMKPPKTFSGFFSQPQATAPPSAQKGSSSFFGFSSLPSGPAPAFTNDIFGIFKGPKESPKEMSPKSTPKPQSTAVRDVTGSVPVKDSREPENTATARESKRDVSTSVKKDVVPASREENSTEESSVKTETEEKKSLETSKEEPLSSTPETGVCSENEALEQQDSETQLSEVVDALPCQSDLSGAVDTVQTEATDQADVGTFQPDADKAATDILHTGSTDKLALETEAQTKRADTNLSQLDESAAFESEPAVAGDQANAGIDQKDLISSNDSKPTAPADEPSVHLPELNEEKTTEVEKQTAEQEKHLRIDEVPAEGIASKLDLKKQVKVNNVAPDTSSNKPVFEIPNIPSLPKFGFMSSSDSGKPFGSFFSQQPPSANKAGTDEGLVSSFKKLSMSLFEGSGEEKVSKPESAQGAVFGKKLDFSFPWQKDIKEASARKEPHAPPQALSKPDDKVLGTVSSDENSKSAVSDQVTDANREVKLSSKQPDTVDNECSEEPSGASTLDDTSNKELGEKLDKKSEDQQNVISGELQKEDQAEEHVPDKPEEREIWLDSASGGAVLHPDTLAADLHSLEQLNKKRLVTNEA, encoded by the coding sequence ACAAGGATCTCTAGCTAGAAATGAAAGAGTCAGGATCATTCCATTTGACACTGAAGATGGAGAAGAACAACAGGAGAATAACTATGAAGAGCTAGGAAAACTTTTAATAGAGGATTTCTTAGAAAAAACTCATAAAACTAGAAGTTGGcatgaaaaaaacatgaaaaaaatgcaaactctctcaaaaagagaaaatttaaatcACTGTGAAAGATCAAGGTACTGCCAAAATGTGTGTCTGGAGTCAGGGTCTGTAGATGTTCCTAGATATCCTCAGGAATATGATACAATTGatagaagaaggaaaaagaaactgcGATACAATTTTGAAGAGAGAGAACGAATAAGCCTGCAAAGTAATGGAAGTCTCCAGTttcctggggagaaaaaagtCTATTTCAATGGTGTGGCAGCTGGTTCTGAACCCATTGATGATTTCCCAGTATATGATAGAGTTAGAAAATATACAAGGAACTCTGAAGGTAAGGGGTTGCCTGCTTATCCAGTCCTGCGTCCATACAAAAATGGGTTAATGGTTAAAAGTGGCAAGTTACCCAACAAGCAGGGGATGAACCATGAAGACTCACTTCACCTGAGTAACACTGAGGACATGAAACACAGGAGGATGCTAGAGAACACTTTCGTGCCTGTTGATGTCCTTGAGGAATTTGACAGCAGTGCTTCTGATGAGTTCCAGTACTCACCTGTTTCAGATGATGAAATGGGGGAACTTTCAAGAAGATGGTATGATTCTGACATCAGCCATTTGAGAAACATAACTGCTAATTTCCCTGCAAATGTGGGCTCCCAGTTAAAAGATAGCTCTgataaaaaccataaaactaAAGAGATCAAACGTGATTATCCTGTGCAAGACTTAACACTCTCTCCTGTTGAAGAACCCAATGAGGAGTACATAGACACAATGGATGAACTTCAGTGTCTGGTAGAATCAGTCTCTGAATACTTGGCcgaaaaggaggaagaaatcaGCAAATTTGGTACATTgccagaaacaaaaaaaaaagttgagaaTGTGCCACTGAAGCAGGATAATGCTGATGATTCAGCAGAAGCTAAAAAATCTGAGCAGACCAAACATCTTGCTGCAGAGGAGAGCACCAAAGGCAAATCTGAATCTCTTCCGGACTTGTCAGGTGTGAAAAATACAGTGAATTCTCTCTTCAGCTCTTTCACAGAGAAGGTGGGGTCAAGCACAAAGCAACTCACAGCCTCTGTTGAAAAATTTGTGTCTTCCACTCCAGAGAATATAGAAAACAAAGACTCATCAGAAGGTGGAATCTTGAATGTATTTACCATTAAGGCTAAAAGTGAGAGTTCTTCTTCTGGAGGTGCAGCAGAAAGTAAGTCTGACACCAAGTTCTCCATTCAGTCTTTGCTACCATCTCAGGTGAGCAGTGATAAAAAAGCCCAGAACACAAACTCCAACAAGCCAGAAACCACTGAGGCAGACAGTAAGGCTTCTGCACCACATCTTCCCCAGCAAACACAAGGAAATTCTGCTGACAGCCAGCAGAATCAGCATTCAGTTGTGAATTCAGTTCTAGGCATGTTTAATCCTTTAAAGATCTTCTCTGAGAAGGAAGTGCCaaaacaagaagtcacaaaaaaGGAGCACACCAAAGACAACCATGCTGTGAAAACTGAGGAGGCAAAAAGGAGCGAAACGCCGTATGGACAGTTGTCAGCCAAGACCAGCAGCACTGTTCCAGTGGCACAGAAAACTGAGATCAGAAGTGAGGCAGAGGTAAATTCAAGTAGCAATTCTGTGTCTTCTATCTTTGGCAGGCTCACAAACTCAGTCAGTTCCTTCAGTCTGAAAGCCAATCTTGATGGTCTCTTGGCTCCCAAGCAGCCAGATGTGCCACAGAAGCAACCAGATCTGCATCCCATTACAAGTCAGCCAGGTGCCACTTTGGTAGAGGGTGCGCCCATGTCCAGGGACCAGCCTCCTGCAAGTCACTCGGAGGATCAGCATCCTGCAGGCCATGGACTGgcaaacaagcaaaacagaAGTCATGTGGAACCTAAGTCACAGCCTCAAGATCAGGACACAGCATCTGAAAGCTTTTTTAGCCCACTAAAGTCTTTCAGTCAATTGTTGCTTCCTTCTGCAGAACAACAGAAGAAAGAATATACATCTGAACATTTTAAAGACCATAAGTCTGAGGAGGGTATAAGACAAAATGGTTCATCAAAGGAAGAGCACTCATTTCCTTTCACTGGAAAACTTCCTTTTATCACTGGGTTGGGTTCATCAAAAGCAGGAACAGGCTGGGTTCCAGCAAAGCAGGAACAGAGGAATGAGAAAGGAGGCTTTATGTCATcgttatttaaattttcttctgcagaaaattTAGCACCTACACAGCACCAAAAAAGTCATCAGGGTTCTAGTGGTAGTTCCCTGCATGAAGGCAGAAACAGTAATTCAGGAAATGCTGTTTCAATAAAATCTAGCTCAGTTCCAAATTTATCCGACAATAAGGAGGAACTTTTACAAAGAGGAAACATGACTAAAGAAAACTTATCTACTGTCCAggtaaacagagaaaaacaccaTGATAGTGCCTCAGCTACTCTTAAGGCCAAAGAAGTGCAGCAGAAATCTAAGAGTACTCAAGAAGAACCTAGAAATGTAAAAGGAGGACTGATGAAAGAGGGAGTAAATGCAGCAGACTTAAGCAAAGGCTCAGTTGAATCCACCTCTTCAGCCAAAGGGCCAGAAGCTCCAAGTGCAGATGATACTCAGAAGAAGCACACTCTAGGTTTTCTTTCTGGCTTTCTTCACATTTCTTCAGATGAAAACATGACCAATAATCAAGATTCAGCTGCCAAAATTGAGAGTGATAGCCAGAAAAGCACTTCTCCTAGATTATTTTCTGGCTTATTTAGGTTTGCCTCAAGTGAAAACTTGTCTGAATGTAAGCAAGAGAAGACAAAAACGAATTCTCTGGGCTTCATGAAGCTTTTTGACAGAGGTGAGGATTCTAGCTTGGAGACAAAGCCCAGTAATCCAGGAATGGCTTCTGACAGTCAAAGCAGCactggagaaaagcaggaagCTTCCAGCTTCTTAAAAAATCTGCTGCCAAAACCAAAGGAGAAGCAGGATAATGTGAAAACAGTGGAATCTTCCACTACTGACCACCTGTCCAGTGCAAGAGTAAATGAAACAACTGAGCCTCATGTTCCCCACAGTGGGCATCCTGTGCCCCCTGAGGCCCTAAATCTGCAAGCCAATGTACAGGACTTGTCTGGAAAGTCTGTAAATAGTAGGCATGTTCCTCACCAGGATGCAGGATCTACAATTCTTCCAATTCCTTTAAACAAAGGATCAAATGAATCTCTCAATTTGACTAATAAAAGCTATAACCCTATGGAGCAGTACTCAGCTTATCAGGAAACAAGGAGCCATTCTAGCTTTGAATGGGAATATGAAGTGGGGGGACTGTCTGACACTCATGGGATAGCAGTACCAGTTTACTATGTGTTAAACCAGAATCCTGTTCTGCCTCCTCAGTTCTTGGACTGGCCTGAAAATAATGTGGTCATGAATCTTTGTAAAAAGGATGGGAATGCGAATGTCATGGATTGGCAGACTAATGCCAATTTTGATGGACAGAGTCTAGATTTAAGCACGATGTCATATGACTCGTTTGACCAGTTAATGTTTCAAGACATTTGTTTGGAAGAAAACGATGCATGGACTGCCAATTCTCTCAATGAAAGTTACAGTAACTTTGCACCCTTTGAAAGAGATGGTGGTTACTCATTTGAGGAGTTGCCCATGGATTTGAGCTACTCCTCTGGCTGTGATGGAACAATGTGGACACTAATTGACCAAGATGCTTTAAGTATGGATGAAGGCTTAATGTACTCATCCTATAGCCGGGATTATCAGGAGTGGATAATGATGCTTGAGCAGGGCATGTGGTGGCCATCAGAAGATGGTGATTGTGGATACTACATGTACAGTGACAACCAGTATGTGTATTCCCTGCTCACTGATCCCACTGGACAGTATGTCTACGTTTGTACTCCTGAAACTTACTCCTACATGGACTGCTGGGATTATAATTTCCAGATGGATTCCATTCcaagagctgtgctggaagaCAACACAATTGCTGTTTGTGGTTTCAAAGTCCCTCTTGGCAGTGAAGATGAACTATTTTGGTTTGCTGAAGAAGAAGAGGGTCTAGATGATTATACAACAAATAAACCCCTGGATTTGTCAGTAGCTTTGCAGAGGAGTGACCAGCTAATGAACATGAATTTGGAAACTTTTGCACAAATGTTTGAGGAGTCTATTTATTATCAGAGAGAGCAGCCATTAGACTTTTCAGGTTATAAACTTCAAAAACTCAAAGTAGATTTCAGACCTGAGAAGGAAACCCTGAGTCATTCAGAGGAGCCTCCATTAACCCTTGATCTCAGAACACATTCCAGGGCAGCTTTCAATAAATCTCTGAGTAAGGAAGTCCACACTGAGGAAGTTGGTAAGGCTGTCCCAGTGACAACTTCTGGGAGTGGGTCATCAGGATTCTTTGGATTCCAGCTGTTTCAGTCTACTCCTAAAGCTGAAGAAACTGCAGCATCTActgaaagagaaacagaagcaaaaaagaCTGAGGAAGATAAGAAAACACCAGTGAACAAAGTTAGTTCCTTATTTTCTGCTTTGGGTGGACTAATTGGAAAGTCTACAAGCCCTGGCTCTGAGACATCAGAAGATTCTACCTCAAAAAGAACAGACATACAGTTAATATCATCTGAAAACAAGACTGATATTTTATCACTTAcaccaaataaaaaattaggTGAAGAACAAGCTAGGCAGAAGTTTCCTGTTACATCAGAACCAAGAAGAAATACTTTGTCAGGACTTAATTTGGAGGCTGATAGAAATGAAAAACCAGAATTACACCAGACTGAAAACATCCATGTTAAAAAACCAGGGTTAACAAGATCTCCTTCTATACTGAGCCAAACTGCAAAGGATGGCGGGCCCATACGAGAAGAGAAACCTGTTAAAGCAATTCCGGTTTCCAGGCGTCTTGAAAGGCATGCAGCCATTAATGAAACAAGTCAGCCACAGCCAGCTCCAAGCCAATCAGCCACTGAGCCTGAGGAGACATTATTTAAAAGTGCTCTGAAATTATTCAGTCTTGGAGAAGATTCTCCTGCAACCTCAACTGCCAATAAACCCCAGTCTTCTGGattttttgatttctttaaaaCCCAAGTAAGCAAAGTGCCACAGCCACCACCAGAACTGGAGAAGAGGCAAAGTAATAAACCAGAAGAGGTGAAACAGCCAGAACAGAAGGAAACCTCTGGTATCTCATCTTTATTTGGATCTCTTGGAGATCTCTTCAAAGTGGAGCCTGTGTCTGCTCAACCAAACTCAAGCACTACACCTCTGCCAAAACCCAACAGCAGAACTGTGACTGAGCCAAGGCAGAAACCTGCAAAGTCTGGGGGTCTTCAGAGTGCCAGTATGCCATGTCTATCCTCCACCCCCAAGGAAGAGTTGAAAACAGAAGGTGTGGACAAGCAGGTCTCTCTTAGTCCCAGGGTGCAAGAGgaacaacaaagcaaaaaagcCCTGGAGAAATCTCCTGAGAGTAAAATAGTGTCTCCTGGAAATGTTTCACAGAAGCCAGTGAGTGTAGGTCCCAGAGGAAGCCACCTGGGCCAGCCAGTTGGGCACCAAAGCAGCACACCAATGGTCACCCCAAAGCAACAGGGAGGTTGTGTAGGAGACAGAGCTAATCaggcaaaaccaaaaccagaccAGACACCCAAAGAGTCAGGTTTCAGTTTGCCATTCAGCTTCTCTGATATCCCTGCTCCGAAATCCCAGCCAGCCAGTAAGAGCATATTCTCCTTCTTCACTGGGTCAGATGAGccaaagccttcagcacctgctgctgctcctgctagTGGGAAGCAACAAGAAACAGAGGGGCTGTTTCATTTGccctccttcttctccagtggtgctgctcctgAAAAGAGTGTCCCTCAAAGAAGTACTAGTTTTAGCTTCTTCAATTTGACATCCTTTTTGGATGAAAAGCCACAGACTACTCCAGGACAGGAAAAAACAGCTAAACCAGTGAATTCTAAGCCACCAACTGCTCCTAAACAGGAGCGCTACACAATACCAGCTAAAACAGTGAATGCTAAACCACATATGAAGCAAAATGTTCCCACTGACTCTGGTGTCAAAACCAGCAGTTCTACCAGGCAACAAGGTGCAGACAATAAAAAAGAAGTTGATGATATTATTGCAGCAGTGACTGACAAACAAATGTCTAATGACCTCATGATcccagaaaataaatcagaaaagcTGGCAGTGGAAAATGTAGAAAGTATTGCTGCAGTAACTGAAGAGAATGGTTTAGAAAAGCTTCCACAGACCAGTGGAGAGAGTGACTTAGGCAAGCTTCCACAGGCCAATGAAGAAAGTGGCTCAGAAAAGCTTCCACAGGCCAGTGAAGAGTGTGGCTTAGGAAAGCTTCCACAGACTGAGAACAAGCTTGTAACAAGCTTGTCTGCTCCTGGTCCTTGCCTTCAGACTCCCACTGTGCAGGAGGTTTCTCAGGACCAACAGAGTATTTTCCCAAGGGCAGAAGAAGATGCTTTGGGTACTATGGAGAAAATGGACAGTGTTGCATTTCTTACTGATGAAGAGCCTTATTCTTCCAAAGAGCAAACCTCAGAAAAAGTTGATCATAGCATGGCCTCAACTGATAAGATGGATTCCCAGGGTCTAAATGACTTAAATAGTGTGAGTGACATGAAAAATGAAGTGGTCGCTGAAGGAGTACGTGTACAGAATGAATTGCCAGATCAAAAAGTACCTCAGCAAACTGTCAGATTACAAAGGGCACAGCCACATGTTCCTCCTAAAATGCCAGAGGCACCTAATttgcaaaacaaaccaaaggaACCTGAGAGTGATAAATCAGTTTTAGATTCCTCAGTTGAAATGTTTTCAAGTTTCATGACAAAAATGAAACCACCTAAAacattttctggtttcttttctCAACCTCAAGCTACTGCACCTCCATCTGCACAGAAGGGGAGCTCCTCTTTCTTTGGTTTCTCATCCCTGCCAAGTGGCCCAGCACCAGCTTTCACAAATGATATATTTGGCATCTTCAAAGGTCCAAAAGAATCTCCAAAAGAGATGTCTCCAAAATCCACCCCTAAACCTCAAAGCACTGCTGTGAGAGATGTCACTGGGTCTGTTCCAGTAAAAGACTCTAGGGAGCCAGAAAATACAGCTACAGCCAGAGAGTCTAAAAGAGATGTCTCTACCTCTGTGAAGAAGGATGTAGTACCTGCTTCAAGAGAGGAGAACTCCACAGAAGAGtcttctgtgaaaacagaaactgaggagaaaaagagCTTGGAAACCTCTAAAGAGGAACCTTTGAGTTCCACTCCAGAAACAGGAGTCTGTAGTGAGAATGAAGCCCTTGAGCAGCAGGATAGTGAAACACAGCTCTCTGAGGTGGTAGATGCTCTGCCATGCCAGTCTGATCTCAGTGGTGCAGTTGATACAGTGCAGACTGAGGCCACTGACCAGGCTGATGTAGGTACTTTCCAACCAGATGCAGACAAGGCAGCCACTGACATCCTTCACACTGGCTCTACTGATAAGCTCGCTCTGGAAACAGAAGCCCAAACTAAGAGGGCAGACACAAACCTTTCTCAGTTAGATGAGAGTGCTGCATTTGAATCAGAGCCTGCTGTTGCAGGGGATCAGGCCAATGCTGGTATTGATCAGAAGGACTTGATCAGTAGTAATGACAGCaaacccacagctccagctgatgaGCCCAGTGTTCATCTGCCTGAGCTGAATGAAGAGAAGACAACTGAGGTAGAAAAGCAAACTGCTGAACAGGAAAAACATCTAAGAATTGATGAGGTGCCTGCAGAAGGGATTGCTTCCAAATTGGACTTGAAGAAACAGGTTAAAGTTAATAATGTTGCTCCAGATACAAGCAGTAATAAACCTGTCTTTGAAATACCAAACATACCCAGTTTGCCAAAATTTGGCTTTATGTCATCTTCTGATAGTGGAAAACCTTTTGGGTCATTCTTCTCTCAACAGCCACCTTCTGCTAATAAAGCGGGAACTGATGAGGGCCTCGTGTCCAGTTTTAAGAAACTCTCTATGTCTCTTTTTGAAGGAAGTGGTGAAGAAAAAGTGAGTAAGCCAGAGAGTGCCCAAGGAGCAGTATTTGGGAAAAAGCTAGatttctcctttccctggcAAAAAGACATCAAGGAGGCCTCTGCCAGAAAGGAACCACATGCACCACCACAGGCTTTGTCAAAACCAGATGACAAGGTGTTAGGAACAGTCAGTTCAGACGAAAACTCAAAATCTGCAGTCTCAGATCAAGTGACTGATGCAAATAGAGAAGTAAAGTTGTCTTCAAAGCAGCCTGACACTGTAGACAATGAATGTTCTGAAGAGCCATCTGGTGCAAGCACTCTTGATGATACATCCAACAAagagctgggagaaaagctTGACAAAAAGTCAGAAGATCAACAGAATGTGATTTCAGGTGAACTGCAGAAAGAAGATCAGGCAGAGGAGCATGTGCCAGACAAGCCTGAGGAAAGAGAAATATGGCTTGATTCTGCTTCTGGTGGAGCAGTACTGCATCCTGACACACTGGCTGCAGATCTGCATAGCTTGGAACAACTGAATAAGAAAAGGCTAGTTACAAATGAGGCATAA